A DNA window from Propionispora vibrioides contains the following coding sequences:
- a CDS encoding Nif3-like dinuclear metal center hexameric protein: MSVKCQAIMDTLYSLAPAQLAEKWDNVGLLVGSPSQKIKKILVVLDVTLSVIDYAVTNQIDMIIAHHPLIFHSLKSIRTDKPEGVMLAKLLQNEIAVFAAHTNLDIAAGGVNDSLAKKIALQNIKPLAVQQTGQLLKLVVYVPQNHVEEVRTAIADAGAGHIGQYSHCSFQTTGTGTFLPLAGTDPYIGKAGQLEKVDEVRLETVLPEEIKNRVLAAMFRAHPYEEVAYDLYELLNPGVPQGLGRIGDLPHKVSMMEFICLLKQALEVSFVKVAGQHDDMVGKVAVCGGSGAGLIAQAVAAGADVLVTGDVKYHEAQAAIAAGLTVIDAGHFATEQPVVADLAAYLTQWATENKWFVEIEAGTGCSKDVFDFY; the protein is encoded by the coding sequence ATGTCTGTGAAGTGTCAGGCGATTATGGATACTCTTTATAGTCTTGCTCCCGCTCAATTGGCTGAGAAGTGGGACAATGTAGGTTTACTGGTAGGTAGCCCCTCCCAAAAGATAAAAAAGATATTGGTTGTTTTGGATGTGACGTTGTCAGTCATTGATTATGCGGTAACCAATCAAATCGATATGATTATTGCTCACCATCCGCTCATTTTTCATTCCCTGAAAAGTATCCGTACCGATAAACCGGAAGGAGTCATGCTAGCCAAACTGCTGCAAAACGAAATCGCGGTATTTGCGGCACATACCAATCTGGACATTGCTGCAGGCGGTGTAAATGACAGTCTGGCAAAAAAAATAGCGCTCCAAAACATAAAACCGCTTGCTGTTCAGCAAACCGGGCAACTTTTAAAACTAGTGGTCTACGTACCGCAGAATCATGTGGAAGAAGTGCGAACCGCCATTGCCGATGCCGGAGCCGGCCATATAGGACAATACAGTCATTGTTCCTTTCAAACAACAGGAACAGGTACCTTTTTGCCATTAGCGGGAACAGATCCTTATATTGGTAAAGCCGGTCAACTGGAAAAGGTGGACGAAGTCCGCCTGGAAACCGTTTTGCCCGAGGAAATCAAGAACCGGGTGCTTGCGGCGATGTTTCGGGCTCACCCTTATGAAGAAGTAGCTTATGATCTGTATGAGCTGCTCAATCCGGGCGTGCCGCAGGGACTGGGACGCATCGGCGATTTGCCCCACAAGGTCAGTATGATGGAATTTATTTGCTTGCTTAAGCAGGCATTGGAGGTTTCTTTTGTGAAAGTGGCCGGTCAACATGACGACATGGTCGGCAAAGTGGCTGTTTGCGGCGGCAGTGGGGCCGGACTGATTGCCCAGGCAGTTGCTGCCGGAGCGGATGTATTGGTAACCGGCGATGTAAAATATCATGAAGCTCAGGCGGCAATTGCGGCAGGACTGACAGTTATTGATGCTGGTCATTTTGCGACGGAACAGCCTGTAGTTGCTGATTTAGCCGCCTATTTAACGCAATGGGCCACAGAAAATAAATGGTTCGTCGAGATTGAGGCAGGGACTGGTTGTTCTAAAGATGTGTTTGATTTTTATTGA
- a CDS encoding tRNA (adenine(22)-N(1))-methyltransferase: MPLSKRLSAIAQLVIPGAGVADIGTDHAYLPIYLVEHGVVTHAIAGEVNQGPYLAAQETIQRASLQSSVSLRLGDGLTVLQPGEVETIVIAGMGATTMTDILNACPAVVQAAKRLVVQPMIGAALMRQWLAKHQWAICEEELIVEDDILYEIIAAEPGEMPAMNPLLYEIGPVLWRQKHPLLEYHMTQSIKQYKKIVENLKLSKTTEAAERCQRLVKKIEELEAWRTCL, translated from the coding sequence ATGCCGTTAAGTAAGAGGCTCTCCGCCATCGCGCAGTTGGTTATACCGGGAGCCGGGGTAGCCGATATCGGTACAGACCATGCTTATTTGCCCATTTATCTTGTTGAGCATGGTGTGGTTACTCATGCCATAGCCGGCGAGGTGAATCAGGGGCCTTATCTGGCTGCTCAAGAAACGATTCAACGGGCTTCGCTGCAGTCGAGTGTTTCCTTGCGTCTGGGTGATGGTTTAACTGTTTTACAGCCTGGCGAAGTGGAAACCATAGTGATTGCTGGCATGGGGGCAACCACCATGACCGATATTCTTAATGCCTGTCCGGCGGTTGTGCAAGCGGCTAAACGTCTGGTGGTGCAGCCGATGATCGGCGCTGCGCTAATGCGTCAATGGCTGGCGAAGCATCAGTGGGCCATCTGCGAGGAAGAGCTGATCGTAGAAGATGATATTCTTTATGAAATTATTGCGGCTGAGCCGGGTGAGATGCCTGCCATGAATCCTCTTTTGTATGAGATCGGGCCGGTTTTGTGGCGGCAAAAGCATCCGCTGCTGGAATATCATATGACGCAGAGTATAAAACAATATAAAAAAATAGTTGAAAATCTGAAATTAAGTAAAACAACGGAGGCCGCCGAGCGCTGTCAGCGGCTTGTTAAAAAAATAGAAGAGTTGGAGGCGTGGCGTACATGTCTGTGA